One genomic window of Solanum dulcamara chromosome 12, daSolDulc1.2, whole genome shotgun sequence includes the following:
- the LOC129875847 gene encoding transcription factor bHLH162-like, protein MESCLKSKSAPKLERKFVERYRRNHLKNLYNQLHSMLPTCASKETRMTVPDQIDAAVNYIESLKMNLERNKKYLEELKMGPKRAQSLNTTNEPGPSTKSPPQIEFHEMGPNMIMVLITSLQNIATFINIIRLCHEEGVEVLATHFQLNGNSTLQISHETKEHINRSSTMEFRATTLCDKMKELIYGRSCNNEMESNLHFWDYIIESEWLGFDALELLPTPSENPNMPRMLDL, encoded by the exons ATGGAAAGTTGTCTGAAGTCTAAATCAGCTCCAAAATTGGAAAGGAAATTTGTGGAGAGATATAGAAGGAATCATTTGAAGAATCTATATAATCAACTTCATTCCATGCTCCCTACTTGTGCTTCTAAG GAAACAAGAATGACAGTGCCAGATCAAATAGATGCAGCAGTGAATTACATAGAAAGCTTGAAAATGAATTTGGAGAGGAACAAGAAGTACTTGGAAGAATTGAAAATGGGCCCAAAGAGGGCCCAATCACTCAATACAACTAATGAGCCCGGCCCAAGCACCAAGTCACCACCTCAAATTGAATTCCATGAAATGGGCCCAAATATGATCATGGTTTTAATAACTAGCCTTCAAAATATAGCCACTTTTATTAATATCATTCGATTATGCCATGAGGAAGGTGTTGAAGTTCTGGCTACTCACTTTCAACTCAATGGAAACTCTACTTTGCAGATTTCTCATGAAACTAAG GAGCACATCAATAGAAGTTCAACAATGGAATTTAGAGCTACAACTTTGTGTGATAAGATGAAGGAGTTGATATATGGACGATCTTGCAACAATGAGATGGAATCCAATCTACATTTTTGGGACTACATAATTGAATCTGAATGGTTAGGATTTGATGCATTGGAGTTATTACCAACACCAAGTGAAAATCCAAACATGCCAAGAATGTTAGATTTGTAA
- the LOC129877248 gene encoding transcription factor bHLH162-like — protein sequence MEGCRKSSSAPAGVKLQRKDVEKNRRNYMKNLSNQLYSLLPTTHVSQESMALQDKIDAAIKYIKSTEMKLEKSKMYLEELSRMSRKRPKSTNEPSPSTKLPPQIQVHEMGPNMVVVVITGLNNIATFNNIIRLFFEEGVEVVYTNFALNGNSMLQISHENKINMSSPMESTATNLCDKLKELLYGKSYGNEMESQLHLWDYIFESELLGFHDVELLPTSQIPNMCSYY from the exons ATGGAAGGTTGCCGGAAGTCTAGTTCAGCTCCGGCAGGGGTAAAATTGCAAAGGAAAGATGTGGAGAAAAATAGAAGGAATTATATGAAGAATCTGAGTAATCAGCTTTATTCATTGCTCCCTACAACTCACGTCTCTCag GAATCAATGGCATTGCAAGATAAAATAGATGCAGCAATAAAGTACATAAAAAGTACAGAAATGAAATTGGAGAAAAGCAAGATGTACTTGGAAGAATTAAGTAGGATGAGTAGAAAGAGGCCCAAATCAACTAATGAGCCCAGCCCAAGTACCAAGTTACCACCTCAGATCCAAGTCCATGAAATGGGCCCAAACATGGTCGTTGTTGTAATAACTGGCCTTAATAATATAGCCACTTTTAATAACATCATTCGGTTATTTTTCGAGGAAGGTGTAGAAGTCGTGTATACTAATTTTGCACTCAATGGAAACTCTATGTTGCAGATTTCTCATGAAAACAAG ATCAACATGAGTTCACCAATGGAATCTACAGCTACAAATCTTTGTGATAAGCTGAAGGAATTGCTTTATGGGAAATCTTATGGCAATGAAATGGAATCCCAATTACATTTATGGGACTATATATTTGAATCTGAGTTATTAGGATTTCATGATGTAGAATTACTACCAACAAGTCAAATTCCAAACATGTGTAGTtattattag